In Phycisphaerae bacterium, the genomic window GCGGAACTGATGGAGCATTTTCAGTGGGTCCGCAGCGAGGAACTGGATGCGATTCGCCGCGAAGGTCACGATCACGACGAGGTGGCGGCGGAACTGGCCGACGTGCTGGCGTTCGCGGTCTCGCTGGCCAATGCCCTCGATATCGACATCGCCGACGCCATGCAGCGAAAGATGGTCCGCAACGCTGAGAAGTACCCGGCGGAGCGGTTCAAGGGGCGGTACAAGTAGGCGGACAGTGAAGCGCCCGGCTCACTCCTG contains:
- a CDS encoding nucleotide pyrophosphohydrolase, with product MDDKTTTVAELKQLVADFVAERDWQQFHDPKNLSMSIAIEAAELMEHFQWVRSEELDAIRREGHDHDEVAAELADVLAFAVSLANALDIDIADAMQRKMVRNAEKYPAERFKGRYK